The Salvelinus sp. IW2-2015 unplaced genomic scaffold, ASM291031v2 Un_scaffold4607, whole genome shotgun sequence genome includes a region encoding these proteins:
- the LOC112077475 gene encoding dynein light chain Tctex-type 3 isoform X1: MEEFSGEEGSFNSEEASNSVKECIQSIIGEESYRQDTVNQWTAKIVEQALTLLVKQTKSYKYIVSCAVMQKSGAGLHTANSCYWDTVTDGSCTVKWENRTMYCVVSVFAVALTP; encoded by the exons ATGGAGGAATTTTCTGGTGAAGAGG GCTCTTTCAACTCTGAAGAGGCCAGTAACTCCGTGAAAGAG TGTATTCAGAGTATCATTGGAGAAGAGAGTTACAGACAGGACACTGTGAACCAGTGGACAGCCAAGATTGTGGAGCAAGCCCTCACCCTGCTGGTCAAACAGACTAAGTCATACAAGTACATTG TTAGCTGTGCTGTCATGCAGAAGAGCGGTGCTGGTCTCCACACAGCTAACTCCTGCTACTGGGACACTGTTACCGATG GGAGCTGCACAGTGAAATGGGAGAACCGCACCATGTACTGTGTGGTCAGTGTGTTCGCTGTGGCCTTAACCCCCTAG
- the LOC112077475 gene encoding dynein light chain Tctex-type 3 isoform X2, which translates to MEEFSGEEGSFNSEEASNSVKECIQSIIGEESYRQDTVNQWTAKIVEQALTLLVKQTKSYKYIVSCAVMQKSGAGLHTANSCYWDTVTDGVSSCGTLGWNHMSLH; encoded by the exons ATGGAGGAATTTTCTGGTGAAGAGG GCTCTTTCAACTCTGAAGAGGCCAGTAACTCCGTGAAAGAG TGTATTCAGAGTATCATTGGAGAAGAGAGTTACAGACAGGACACTGTGAACCAGTGGACAGCCAAGATTGTGGAGCAAGCCCTCACCCTGCTGGTCAAACAGACTAAGTCATACAAGTACATTG TTAGCTGTGCTGTCATGCAGAAGAGCGGTGCTGGTCTCCACACAGCTAACTCCTGCTACTGGGACACTGTTACCGATG GTGTGTCATCGTGCGGCACTTTGGGGTGGAACCACATGTCTCTTCACTAA